GTGTTCTGGGACGTTCTTCATTTCTTAACTTTATAAATAAAGCTAAATCTTTTTCTCTTGTATTTTTAAACATAAATTCTTTAAAAGGTTTTGATGCTCTTTTAAACATTTCTTTTTCATCTATCTTTTTATTTAAATAAGGTACTAAAGCGGATTCATAAGCTTCTTTAAAAGTAGGAGCCATAATAAAGAAAGTTAGAAAGAGTGCTAAAGAAATTAAAACTTGATTAGGAGGTGTTTGTGCTGTTCCAATAGCATGTCTAAGAATAGAGAAGACTACAATCAATCTGGTAAAGGATGTAAGCATTAATAGAAGTGTCGGAGCTATAGCAAGGAGAGTAAGAAGAATTAAAATCTGTAAAATAGTAGAAAATTGCTCTGGAGATTGAACATTTTCAAAACCGATTTTAACAGTAGGAAGCATAACTGCATAAAAACTAAGCATCATCTTTAATCTCCCCTAAATAGGTAAATCCCTTATCTGAATATCCTAATAATATTTTTCGATTTTTAACTTCGATTAACAAAATTTGTGCCTTATAATTAATAGGTTTTATCTCAAGAATTTTTATATAATCAGATGCAAACTTTTTGACATTTAATTTTTTATAAAAATGAGCTCCTAAGGGTAAAAAACTTAATATTAAAAGGATAATTCCTAAACTTTGTAAATAATTAATCCATTCCATAACTTTTTAAGATCCTAATTTTTTAACTCTTTCTTGAGCACTGATAATTTCTGTGATTCTTACTCCAAATTTATCATTCACTACAACTACTTCTCCTTTAGCCATGAGCTTTCCATTAACATAAATTTCAACAGGTTCACCTGCAAATTTTTCAAGCTCAATAATGGAGCCTTGGTTGAGTTTCAAAAGATCTCTAATTAGCATCTTAGTTCTTCCGATTTCAGCAGAAATTTCAAGAGGTATATCAAGGATAAATTCCAATTCTGGATAAGCTCCTGTTCTTTGGGCTGGAGAAAGTTCTTCTAATTTGGCTGGCTGGGAAGATGGAGTTTCTTTTTTACTTAAAGCTGAAGTTTCCTTTGCTTGAGCTTCTTTTGCTTCTGCCTCCTTTGCTTGAGCTTCTTTTACTTGTGCTTCTTTAAGTGCTTCTTCCCACATAGCCATTAACTCGTCAGGACTCATATCTCCAGAATCTTCAGGATTTTCAGAGCCTTCAGGTTCTTTTTTAAGTTTTTTTTCTTCTTCTATTCCTTCTAAATTTTCCTTTGTTTCTTCAGGCATCAACTTTCCTCCTTTTTAATATTTTCTTCTTCAAGGGTTAAAAATTTTTGAACTTGTACAGCCATATGATTTTTAAATACACCTAATTTACCAAGTATTTTCGGAACACCTTCTATATAAACTTCTACAGGCTCATCTATCTTTTTATCTAAAACGATTACATCCCCTTCTTCAAGATTTAATAAATCTTCCAAAGTTATAGTAGTTTTTCCTAAAACAGCAGAAAGATTAACTTCGCTATTAAAAACATATCTTTCTAAAGATTTTCTCCAAGCCAAATCTATATATTCCTCAAATTGATAAGGAGAATATAACTTTTCTTTAACTGGCTGAAGAGTATTTAAAGAATAACAAAATAGAATTTTTCCACTTATAGCCTCAAGTTCTATATTGTAACCCATAACTATTACAGTTTCTTCAGGCATTAAGACTCTTGCAAATTGGGGATTAACTTCTCCTCTTATATATTTTGCTTTAACAGGTATTATATTTCTCCATGCTTTTTCTAATTCATTAAAAATAATATTGACTACTTTTTTAATAAGTTTTTGTTCAATGGGTGTAAATTCCCTACCCTCAACCCTTACGTGTTTTCCTTCACCACCCAAGAATCTTTCTATAAACAAATAAGCTAAGGTTGCATCTATAACCAAAAGACTTTGACCTTTCAGAGGTTCTAATTTAAAAATATGAATGGATGTAGGAACAGGTATCCTATTTAAAAAGTCTTTAAACCTTTCCATATAAAGAGGAAGACTATGAATATCAACTGCTTCTCTTAAAATAGTTGAAATATGCATCCTTAAACTTCTTATTAATTGCTCACTTATTACTTCTAAGCCCGGAATTCTTAAACGAGTTGAAATAGTATAATTTCTAAAATCAAAGGGTTTAACCTCCCCTACATCTACCTTTTTCTCAGGTTCAGTTTCTATTTTTCCTTCAGCAAGTCCTGCAAGTAATGCATCTATTTCTTCTTGACTTAAGATTTTTTCTTCCATTCTTTACTCCACAATATATTGGATTATATATATATTTGAAATAGCCTCCTCTCCTAAGGCTGAATTTATTTTTTGTAAAAGTTCAGTTTTTATTAAATCCTTTGCTTCGGGCTGTAATACATCTTCAGGAGTTTTTGTACTTAGGGTACTAATGATTACATCTTTAATTTTTGGCTCATTAATTTTGATTTC
The window above is part of the Thermodesulfobacterium geofontis OPF15 genome. Proteins encoded here:
- a CDS encoding flagellar biosynthetic protein FliO, producing the protein MEWINYLQSLGIILLILSFLPLGAHFYKKLNVKKFASDYIKILEIKPINYKAQILLIEVKNRKILLGYSDKGFTYLGEIKDDA
- the fliP gene encoding flagellar type III secretion system pore protein FliP (The bacterial flagellar biogenesis protein FliP forms a type III secretion system (T3SS)-type pore required for flagellar assembly.), with amino-acid sequence MMLSFYAVMLPTVKIGFENVQSPEQFSTILQILILLTLLAIAPTLLLMLTSFTRLIVVFSILRHAIGTAQTPPNQVLISLALFLTFFIMAPTFKEAYESALVPYLNKKIDEKEMFKRASKPFKEFMFKNTREKDLALFIKLRNEERPRTPEDVSIFTLIPAFMISELKTAFQIGFLLYIPFLVIDMVVSSVLISMGILMLPPMMISLPIKLLLFVLVDGWNLLVGSLVKSFY
- the fliM gene encoding flagellar motor switch protein FliM, producing the protein MEEKILSQEEIDALLAGLAEGKIETEPEKKVDVGEVKPFDFRNYTISTRLRIPGLEVISEQLIRSLRMHISTILREAVDIHSLPLYMERFKDFLNRIPVPTSIHIFKLEPLKGQSLLVIDATLAYLFIERFLGGEGKHVRVEGREFTPIEQKLIKKVVNIIFNELEKAWRNIIPVKAKYIRGEVNPQFARVLMPEETVIVMGYNIELEAISGKILFCYSLNTLQPVKEKLYSPYQFEEYIDLAWRKSLERYVFNSEVNLSAVLGKTTITLEDLLNLEEGDVIVLDKKIDEPVEVYIEGVPKILGKLGVFKNHMAVQVQKFLTLEEENIKKEES
- the fliN gene encoding flagellar motor switch protein FliN; the encoded protein is MPEETKENLEGIEEEKKLKKEPEGSENPEDSGDMSPDELMAMWEEALKEAQVKEAQAKEAEAKEAQAKETSALSKKETPSSQPAKLEELSPAQRTGAYPELEFILDIPLEISAEIGRTKMLIRDLLKLNQGSIIELEKFAGEPVEIYVNGKLMAKGEVVVVNDKFGVRITEIISAQERVKKLGS